The following are from one region of the Candidatus Polarisedimenticolia bacterium genome:
- a CDS encoding sigma-70 family RNA polymerase sigma factor has translation MPYPDQSLAGRLLKNDPEALEQAIRWIAATLTSSRFWSLRGEWSDLMQESLARVVESLRLERFDAARDFRVYVQGVARFVCLQSLDRRAQQRPSANPGAAADETAVNPEAAVIDRQLARLVLDSASEDCRELFRLYFFEARSYEEIAQGLGVPVGTVKSRLFRCLEGAHRSILSSPLRKRHRGRP, from the coding sequence GTGCCCTACCCCGATCAAAGCCTCGCCGGACGACTGTTGAAGAACGACCCCGAGGCGCTGGAGCAGGCGATCCGGTGGATAGCGGCCACGCTGACGTCGTCGCGCTTCTGGTCCCTTCGGGGAGAATGGTCCGACCTGATGCAGGAGAGTCTGGCGCGCGTGGTGGAGAGTCTTCGACTCGAGCGGTTCGACGCGGCCCGCGATTTCCGGGTCTACGTGCAGGGGGTCGCGCGCTTCGTGTGCCTGCAGAGTCTCGACCGGAGGGCGCAGCAGCGGCCATCCGCGAACCCCGGCGCAGCGGCGGATGAAACCGCAGTCAACCCGGAGGCGGCGGTGATCGACCGCCAGCTCGCGCGCCTGGTGCTGGACTCCGCTTCGGAGGACTGCCGCGAGCTGTTCCGCCTCTATTTTTTCGAGGCGCGCAGTTATGAGGAAATAGCGCAGGGGCTTGGTGTGCCGGTCGGGACGGTCAAGTCCCGCCTCTTCCGGTGCCTGGAGGGCGCGCATCGGAGCATTCTCTCGAGCCCGCTACGAAAGCGGCATCGGGGACGCCCATGA
- a CDS encoding S8 family serine peptidase yields the protein MRTRIAPMLIIAAALLLPSFETGAKTPKASRASQSSKLIYVNTYRFDPLIGLPDLPAGLRYAPPSPQERIAYIVQFKTSITGSMRQELEGLGIRVLGYIPVDAYLVEANALQVDDARELASVRWAGLLEPAFKLSPNLAVEFDQVINRMSEEVQSPEDRAVGKRPEKVDSTLVLPVRLRVLGRGKAQDVARFLKGNDATEVTEPRHEGGTVGGKVPRGLLHRLAQQAGVIWIERELPVSFANDRAAWVVQSNDIPTKQRTEHLRGLSGLGQTITVGDSGIDWDHDAFVDFLGDGTHEPPGAGHRKVTAYYVPGDAGGDCHENPDPDDPNAPPDTPEPIQHGTHVAGTAAGDDATWGVFDGNGIMESDPIETPGPHDGIAYRAQLQVQDLSRFSIGIHPPSDLHDLFLTAVDPSLRTQDLGEPACLPVTPPAPASFIHTNSWGAFTDPSYTTKSREIDDSMWDNPDLLVLFAAGNRGYFDADYSIGPQASAKNSLTVGASGNGEDANDFATDPISGTRHFSSRGPTCDGRIKPDVMAPGRSLWSAAGCDPPRFGRCEIIGRDCDTSQDCRETCNIDGCEVSGGTCDAQHPCPLLACLPQHDHCGGYRRLTGTSMATPVAAGAAALVREYYMGGYYPGGVLTPSGALVKATLINGAVEMTGAGAYENGETFFPNNQQGWGRINLDQSLKFQGEAQLLEVHDERVGVTDHVTMGYAFNVTPTCGPLEATLVWTDPEPGLEINCNPDVTQLTAPTLVNNLDLVVRSPQGTVYWGNVFSRTASPGLAHSVADPETDPNLQPDARNNVEGVIVLGPLTLGTWNVEVTGTHIGFGDSNPMRQPFALVINCADEDNDDDDDGDPDDLDCAPFDPTIHHGAAELCNGKDEDCDGSVDEGFPDLDGDGIKNCVDCDADGDGVLCNPDCQDLGSCPLDCQDLNPSIPAPEDVTNLPACRDQIDNDCDGLIDLDCAVNPTAYAPFLQTLVSGPLSNIDATSSPNNVYQTLTEGGSKSSKRMKVIYTFPGVNNLEYTVNFEGFKNNTSEVFSIGYANSAACGTTETYTSTPVSVSKVGSDLDTLQTASVGTVTNSSPFLCIKIEDQAGDNQADTVSIDRLFLTPASLTNCADADHDGYTASCSGCFNRYCPVVDCDDADGQESPGLTEGPPGNANCSDGKDNNCNGLADLDDRESCRVAPPDVTTSGQILGTGTVTGSYVLTQVSDDAWQTLKEAKVSNMSRLVHTWIFDNVPAGYAHKLSIEAQKLAAGDDDFLFYYSTDNVTYSPAIPGSTVTQVGSDQVLQPVFGSGALSGRIYIQVRDSNPSNSGSSLDTLKVDRLAIKTVP from the coding sequence ATGCGAACACGTATCGCGCCGATGCTGATCATCGCCGCAGCGCTGCTGCTCCCGTCCTTCGAAACAGGGGCGAAGACGCCAAAGGCCTCACGCGCGAGCCAGTCGTCCAAGCTCATCTACGTCAACACCTACCGCTTCGATCCTCTGATCGGCCTGCCCGACCTGCCGGCGGGGCTGCGTTACGCGCCGCCGTCGCCGCAGGAGCGGATCGCCTACATCGTCCAGTTCAAGACGTCGATCACAGGCTCGATGAGGCAGGAACTGGAAGGCCTGGGCATCCGCGTGCTCGGGTACATCCCCGTCGATGCCTATCTCGTGGAGGCGAACGCGCTCCAGGTCGACGACGCCAGGGAGCTCGCCTCGGTCCGCTGGGCCGGGCTCCTGGAGCCGGCGTTCAAGCTCTCGCCTAATCTGGCGGTCGAGTTCGATCAGGTGATCAACAGGATGTCCGAGGAGGTCCAGAGTCCCGAAGACCGCGCGGTCGGAAAACGACCGGAGAAGGTGGACTCGACGCTGGTTCTGCCGGTGCGTCTGCGCGTCCTGGGGCGGGGCAAGGCGCAGGACGTCGCCAGATTCCTGAAGGGCAATGACGCCACCGAGGTGACCGAGCCCCGGCACGAGGGTGGCACGGTGGGGGGCAAGGTGCCCCGCGGCCTGCTCCATCGCCTGGCGCAACAAGCGGGGGTGATCTGGATCGAGCGGGAACTGCCCGTCTCTTTCGCGAACGACCGGGCGGCCTGGGTCGTACAGAGCAACGATATCCCGACCAAGCAGAGGACCGAGCACCTGCGCGGGCTCTCTGGCCTCGGCCAGACGATCACGGTCGGCGACTCCGGGATCGACTGGGACCACGACGCCTTCGTCGATTTTCTCGGGGATGGCACCCACGAGCCACCCGGCGCGGGCCATCGCAAGGTGACGGCCTATTACGTGCCGGGGGACGCGGGGGGGGACTGTCACGAGAATCCCGACCCGGACGACCCTAATGCTCCGCCCGATACTCCGGAGCCGATCCAGCATGGCACGCACGTCGCGGGCACGGCGGCCGGCGACGATGCGACCTGGGGTGTGTTCGACGGCAACGGGATCATGGAATCGGATCCGATCGAAACCCCCGGCCCTCATGACGGAATCGCCTACCGGGCGCAGCTCCAGGTCCAGGATCTGTCGCGATTCAGCATCGGGATCCACCCTCCCAGCGACCTTCATGATCTTTTCCTCACGGCCGTGGACCCGAGCCTGCGGACGCAGGACCTCGGCGAGCCGGCTTGCCTTCCCGTGACGCCGCCCGCGCCGGCCTCCTTCATCCACACCAACAGCTGGGGCGCATTCACGGATCCGAGCTACACGACCAAATCCCGCGAGATCGACGACTCCATGTGGGACAACCCGGATCTCCTCGTGCTCTTCGCGGCCGGCAATCGCGGCTACTTCGACGCGGATTACTCCATCGGACCGCAGGCCTCCGCCAAGAACAGCCTGACCGTCGGTGCGTCGGGAAACGGGGAGGATGCGAACGACTTCGCGACCGATCCGATCTCCGGAACCCGCCACTTCAGCTCGCGCGGACCGACCTGCGACGGCCGGATCAAGCCGGACGTCATGGCGCCGGGACGATCCCTCTGGTCGGCCGCAGGCTGTGACCCCCCGAGATTCGGGAGGTGCGAGATCATCGGCAGAGACTGCGACACCTCCCAGGACTGCCGTGAGACGTGCAATATTGACGGCTGCGAGGTCAGCGGCGGCACCTGTGACGCCCAGCATCCGTGTCCGTTGCTGGCCTGCCTCCCGCAGCACGATCATTGCGGAGGCTACCGCCGGCTCACCGGCACCAGCATGGCCACCCCCGTGGCCGCGGGGGCCGCCGCCCTCGTCCGGGAGTACTACATGGGCGGCTACTACCCGGGCGGCGTGCTGACCCCCTCGGGCGCGTTGGTCAAGGCGACCCTGATCAACGGAGCGGTGGAGATGACCGGCGCGGGGGCCTACGAGAACGGCGAGACCTTCTTCCCCAACAACCAGCAGGGCTGGGGACGGATCAATCTGGATCAATCGCTCAAGTTCCAGGGCGAGGCGCAGCTCCTGGAGGTGCACGACGAGAGGGTCGGCGTGACGGACCACGTGACGATGGGCTATGCGTTCAACGTCACGCCGACGTGCGGACCGCTCGAGGCCACGCTCGTCTGGACCGACCCGGAGCCCGGCCTTGAAATCAATTGCAACCCCGACGTCACCCAGCTCACGGCCCCGACGCTGGTCAACAATCTCGACCTGGTCGTCCGATCGCCCCAGGGTACGGTCTATTGGGGCAACGTCTTTTCCCGGACCGCCAGCCCCGGGTTGGCTCATTCGGTGGCCGACCCGGAGACCGACCCGAACCTCCAGCCGGACGCTCGCAACAACGTCGAAGGGGTCATCGTCCTCGGGCCCCTGACGCTTGGCACCTGGAACGTCGAGGTCACCGGCACACACATCGGCTTCGGAGACTCCAACCCGATGCGTCAACCCTTCGCCCTGGTGATCAACTGCGCCGACGAGGACAACGATGACGACGACGACGGCGACCCGGACGATCTCGACTGCGCGCCCTTCGATCCGACGATCCACCACGGCGCCGCCGAGCTGTGCAACGGGAAGGACGAAGACTGCGACGGCAGCGTGGACGAAGGGTTCCCCGACCTCGATGGCGACGGGATCAAGAACTGCGTCGACTGCGACGCGGACGGCGACGGCGTGCTCTGCAACCCCGACTGCCAGGACCTCGGCTCCTGCCCTCTGGACTGCCAGGACCTCAACCCGTCCATTCCGGCTCCGGAGGACGTCACGAACCTGCCGGCGTGCCGCGATCAGATCGACAACGACTGCGACGGCCTCATCGATCTGGATTGCGCCGTCAACCCCACGGCCTATGCCCCGTTCCTGCAGACACTGGTCAGCGGGCCGTTGAGCAACATCGACGCGACCTCCTCTCCCAACAACGTCTACCAGACGCTGACCGAGGGGGGCTCGAAGAGCAGCAAGCGGATGAAGGTGATCTACACCTTCCCCGGCGTGAACAATCTGGAATACACCGTGAACTTCGAAGGATTCAAGAACAACACGTCGGAGGTCTTCTCGATCGGCTATGCCAACAGCGCCGCCTGCGGCACGACCGAGACCTACACCAGCACGCCGGTGTCCGTCAGCAAGGTCGGATCCGACCTGGACACGCTGCAGACCGCTTCGGTGGGGACGGTGACCAACAGCAGCCCGTTCCTCTGCATCAAGATCGAGGACCAGGCCGGAGACAACCAGGCCGACACGGTCTCCATCGACCGCCTGTTCCTGACGCCGGCTTCCCTGACGAATTGCGCCGACGCGGACCACGACGGCTACACGGCGAGCTGCTCGGGATGCTTCAACCGCTACTGCCCGGTGGTGGACTGCGACGATGCCGACGGGCAGGAAAGCCCGGGTCTGACCGAAGGGCCGCCGGGCAACGCCAACTGCTCCGACGGCAAGGACAACAACTGCAACGGGCTCGCGGACCTGGACGATCGCGAATCGTGCCGGGTGGCGCCTCCGGACGTGACGACCTCCGGGCAGATCCTCGGCACCGGCACCGTGACCGGGTCGTACGTCCTGACCCAGGTTTCGGACGATGCCTGGCAGACTCTGAAGGAGGCGAAGGTCAGCAACATGTCCAGGCTCGTTCACACCTGGATCTTCGACAACGTGCCGGCCGGCTACGCCCACAAGCTCTCTATCGAGGCTCAGAAACTGGCGGCAGGGGACGACGATTTCCTCTTCTATTATTCGACCGACAACGTGACCTACAGCCCGGCCATTCCGGGATCGACGGTCACGCAGGTCGGCTCGGATCAAGTGCTGCAGCCGGTGTTCGGATCCGGGGCCCTGAGCGGACGGATCTACATCCAGGTGCGCGACAGCAATCCGAGCAACTCGGGCAGCAGCCTCGACACGCTGAAGGTCGACAGGCTGGCCATCAAGACCGTGCCCTGA
- a CDS encoding VOC family protein, translating to MKPRITTHLWFDKEAREAGKLYTSLFKNSKVKDTTTLEGTPSGAVDIVTVDLAGQEFTLLSAGPLFKFTPAVSFHVACRTTGEADELWKSLEKGGSVLMELGRYPFSERYGWLHDRYGLSWQIMFMGDRPIRQKITPTLMFVGGVCGKAEEAIQFYMSVFHDARVGDILRHAKGDGPDREGTIKHAAFTLEGGEFAAMDSARPHPFTFNEAISFMVHCETQKEMDYYWGKLSAHPKAEQCGWLKDKFGVSWQIVPNAMDDMMRSKDKKAMARVTEAFLKMKKFDLAALEKAFRGN from the coding sequence ATGAAGCCGAGGATCACGACCCATCTGTGGTTCGACAAGGAAGCCAGGGAAGCCGGCAAGCTCTACACCTCGCTGTTCAAGAATTCCAAGGTCAAGGACACGACGACGCTCGAGGGCACTCCTTCGGGCGCCGTGGACATCGTCACGGTCGATCTCGCGGGCCAGGAGTTCACCCTCCTGTCGGCGGGGCCGCTGTTCAAGTTCACTCCCGCCGTGTCGTTTCACGTCGCCTGCCGCACCACGGGGGAGGCCGACGAGCTGTGGAAGTCGCTCGAGAAGGGGGGCTCGGTGCTGATGGAGCTGGGCCGCTACCCGTTCAGCGAGCGGTACGGCTGGCTGCATGACAGGTACGGGCTGTCGTGGCAGATCATGTTCATGGGGGACCGGCCGATCAGGCAGAAGATCACGCCCACCCTCATGTTCGTCGGGGGCGTCTGCGGCAAGGCCGAGGAAGCCATCCAGTTCTACATGTCGGTCTTCCACGACGCCCGGGTGGGGGACATCCTCCGCCACGCCAAGGGGGACGGGCCCGACCGGGAGGGGACGATCAAGCACGCCGCCTTCACGCTCGAAGGGGGGGAGTTCGCCGCCATGGACAGCGCCCGTCCCCACCCCTTCACCTTCAACGAAGCGATCTCGTTCATGGTGCACTGCGAGACCCAGAAGGAGATGGACTACTACTGGGGCAAACTCTCCGCCCATCCCAAGGCGGAGCAGTGCGGCTGGCTGAAGGACAAGTTCGGCGTCTCCTGGCAGATCGTCCCGAACGCCATGGACGACATGATGAGGTCCAAGGACAAGAAGGCCATGGCCCGCGTGACCGAAGCGTTCCTCAAGATGAAGAAATTCGACCTCGCGGCCCTGGAGAAGGCGTTCCGGGGGAACTGA
- a CDS encoding (2Fe-2S)-binding protein, whose protein sequence is MRQHGSEPTPSLRRTGPLVPIKLTVNGKATTVDAPADMPLLWVLRDILDLKGTKYGCGMSVCGMCTVHVDGEATRSCVTTVASVEGKRITTIEGLSRDGSHPLQKAWMDLDVAQCGYCQAGQIMSAAALLSKTKKPSDAQIHEAMDGTLCRCGTYMRIREAIRKAASAKG, encoded by the coding sequence ATGCGGCAGCATGGGTCGGAGCCGACCCCGAGCCTTCGTAGAACCGGACCCCTCGTGCCCATCAAGCTGACCGTGAACGGCAAGGCCACAACCGTCGACGCGCCGGCGGACATGCCGCTTCTGTGGGTCCTGCGCGACATCCTCGATCTGAAAGGCACGAAGTACGGGTGCGGCATGTCGGTCTGCGGCATGTGCACGGTGCACGTCGACGGCGAAGCGACGCGCTCGTGCGTCACGACTGTCGCGAGCGTCGAGGGGAAGCGGATCACGACGATCGAGGGTCTGTCGCGCGACGGGTCGCATCCGCTGCAGAAGGCCTGGATGGATCTGGACGTGGCCCAGTGCGGCTACTGCCAGGCCGGCCAGATCATGTCGGCCGCGGCCCTGCTGTCCAAGACAAAGAAGCCTTCGGATGCGCAGATCCACGAGGCGATGGACGGGACCCTCTGCCGCTGCGGGACCTACATGCGCATCCGCGAGGCGATTCGCAAGGCGGCCTCCGCCAAGGGTTGA
- a CDS encoding zf-HC2 domain-containing protein — protein MSSHEEIQLELAAYAASRLEPDAGRRVEEHLGGCQDCREMLETFMPLARALREGGEALFEPHPSESTLRRYARAGKASGMEGVARHLDVCASCSLHVGAWRRQADTTAPLTRWASIALATAAGLAVGAGLSAWIGAGRAPGPSRPSLETPPGPAEASAGPLLVLPRALRGEETSVTYALDPGRTFLVVACPASIPDSAPPERLFRYEIRREGAGAVWSRIMSAADVRRHLGEGAELVTLLVPNASLTPGRYEFRLAPAESPEESSYRSALVLTEPR, from the coding sequence ATGAGCAGTCATGAGGAGATCCAGCTCGAGCTTGCGGCCTACGCCGCTTCACGGCTCGAACCGGACGCCGGCCGGAGGGTCGAAGAGCATCTCGGCGGCTGTCAGGATTGTCGGGAGATGCTCGAGACCTTCATGCCGCTCGCGAGGGCGTTGCGCGAGGGGGGAGAGGCCCTGTTCGAGCCGCATCCCTCGGAATCGACTCTCCGGCGGTACGCCCGGGCAGGCAAGGCTTCCGGAATGGAAGGCGTGGCGCGTCACCTCGATGTCTGCGCATCCTGCTCGCTCCACGTCGGAGCGTGGAGGAGGCAGGCGGACACGACCGCCCCGCTTACGCGCTGGGCCTCGATCGCTCTCGCCACGGCGGCCGGGCTCGCGGTCGGCGCCGGGCTCTCGGCATGGATCGGCGCGGGGAGAGCGCCGGGGCCATCTCGACCGTCGTTGGAGACCCCGCCTGGCCCTGCGGAAGCGTCGGCCGGGCCCCTCCTCGTCCTGCCGCGCGCTCTCAGGGGGGAGGAGACGTCGGTGACGTATGCGCTCGATCCGGGCCGGACGTTCCTGGTCGTCGCCTGCCCGGCGTCCATCCCGGACAGCGCGCCGCCCGAGAGGCTGTTTCGATATGAGATTCGACGGGAGGGCGCGGGAGCGGTGTGGTCCAGGATCATGAGCGCGGCCGACGTGCGCAGGCACCTGGGGGAGGGCGCGGAGCTCGTGACGCTGCTCGTGCCCAACGCTTCGTTGACGCCCGGTCGGTACGAATTCAGGCTCGCGCCGGCCGAAAGCCCCGAGGAATCGTCCTATCGCTCCGCCCTTGTCCTGACGGAACCCAGATAG
- a CDS encoding CHAT domain-containing tetratricopeptide repeat protein produces the protein MHPRGLVVAFLLPALTLTAGLSRGAEDDSLETMRRLVADGAYAQGETLARRYIEQEQQAGRGETTNVAEAMLVMVEALWRGGKERAPGTREAAERSVELCRRIYGVEHPKYATSLTALAIVLRRNDDVEGAKALSYRVLALREKIFGPRSIEVAQTLSNLAAPEGMSGNFSAAKAALERASSICEELGARDEFFSNVLYNLGFLNEQLGDYATSTEDFERSLEIRRQILPPGHPSIAVALFGLGMALTRLGEFDAARASCEQALAMQEKTLGPDHPEFAESLDRLAVVLASTGRPADARPLQERALAILERALGSDHSRVSQVRGDLASLLAGMGEGAEAKRLMEITVANQERVLGPDHADLGRSLNRLADVELQLGDLAAAQRHLARARAILEAIYGKAHPDVATSLDGLARLRRLQGEYAPAESLFLQALDIRRSRLGASHPLMAEDLSGLARVQWAQGKAQTAFENSLQAEAILRSQFGRALGGLSEREALDYEKVRSSGLDTVLSILASKRARDLPDNAVERAWMAVVRSRALVLDRMASMHRTAGGQDDPVVAALLRDLVAATHRLAALVVRGPDPARPDRYLPELTRAGEEKEDLERRLADKNASFRRRLEQGDATFAALKRSLPRTTALVAYVLYKRSEPGKNPPAAVPAYLAFILGPRIEHPLSIPIGGAAEIDRLVEDWRQVSTSPSASLALDRERHERELREIGGRLRSRLWGPVARALQDCAQVLVVPDGAVNLLNLATLPAGPDRFLVDDGPRFHYLSAERDLPDLGQAQSARGSGILLVGGPDFDRGHETPAPTGVVRYRGGAASCSDFGTMRFDPLPASIKEVDEIRSLLAAEASGSNPAMSDVIALTAAEASEAAVKSVAPGHRILHLATHGFFVDDRCPSSLRSGSAVDGPLLLSGLALAGANRRREASPESEDGILTSEEIAALDLGGVDWVVLSACESGIGRIQSGEGVLGLRRAFQVAGVRTLITSLWKVEDDVTKEWMRHLYERRLGGLSTSEAVRDASVAVLNARRAKGLSTDPFFWGAFVAAGDWR, from the coding sequence TTGCATCCACGCGGGCTGGTCGTCGCATTCCTGCTGCCGGCGCTCACCCTGACCGCCGGCCTGTCTCGAGGCGCGGAGGACGACTCCCTCGAGACGATGCGACGGCTGGTGGCCGACGGCGCCTACGCGCAGGGCGAGACGCTGGCGCGCCGGTACATCGAGCAGGAGCAGCAGGCCGGACGCGGAGAGACGACGAACGTCGCGGAAGCGATGCTGGTGATGGTCGAGGCTCTCTGGAGAGGCGGCAAGGAGCGGGCCCCCGGAACGCGCGAGGCGGCCGAGCGCAGCGTCGAGCTCTGCCGCAGGATCTACGGCGTGGAGCACCCGAAATACGCCACGAGTCTCACCGCCCTCGCCATCGTGCTCAGGCGAAACGACGACGTGGAAGGAGCCAAGGCTCTTTCGTACCGCGTCCTGGCGCTCCGGGAGAAGATCTTCGGTCCCCGCAGCATCGAGGTCGCGCAGACGCTCAGCAATCTGGCCGCTCCGGAAGGCATGTCGGGGAACTTCTCCGCGGCTAAGGCGGCGCTGGAGCGCGCCTCCTCCATCTGCGAGGAGCTGGGTGCGCGGGACGAATTCTTCAGCAATGTGCTCTACAACCTCGGGTTCCTGAACGAGCAGCTCGGAGATTACGCGACCTCCACGGAGGATTTCGAGCGATCTCTCGAGATCCGCAGGCAGATCCTGCCCCCCGGCCATCCCTCGATCGCCGTCGCGCTGTTCGGCCTCGGGATGGCGCTCACCCGCCTGGGCGAGTTCGACGCGGCGCGCGCCTCCTGCGAGCAGGCGCTGGCGATGCAGGAGAAGACCCTGGGGCCGGATCACCCCGAGTTCGCCGAAAGCCTCGACCGGCTGGCAGTCGTCCTGGCGAGCACGGGACGCCCCGCGGACGCGCGTCCTCTCCAGGAGCGGGCGCTGGCGATCCTGGAACGGGCCCTCGGAAGCGACCACAGTCGAGTCTCGCAGGTGCGCGGCGATCTGGCCTCCCTGCTCGCCGGCATGGGAGAGGGCGCGGAAGCGAAGCGGCTCATGGAGATCACCGTCGCGAACCAGGAGCGCGTGCTCGGTCCCGACCACGCCGACCTGGGACGGAGTCTGAACCGGCTCGCCGATGTGGAATTGCAGCTCGGCGATCTCGCCGCCGCGCAGCGGCACCTGGCTCGCGCCCGGGCCATCCTCGAAGCGATCTATGGCAAGGCACACCCGGACGTGGCCACGAGCCTCGACGGGCTCGCCCGCCTGCGTCGCCTGCAGGGAGAGTACGCGCCCGCGGAGAGCCTGTTCCTGCAGGCCCTCGACATCCGGCGCTCCAGGCTCGGAGCCTCGCATCCTCTGATGGCCGAGGATCTGAGCGGGCTGGCCAGGGTCCAATGGGCCCAGGGCAAAGCCCAAACCGCCTTCGAGAATTCGCTCCAGGCCGAGGCGATCCTGCGATCCCAGTTCGGCCGCGCCCTCGGCGGCCTGTCAGAGCGGGAGGCTCTGGACTACGAGAAGGTGCGCAGCTCGGGCCTCGATACGGTGCTGTCGATCCTGGCTTCGAAGCGGGCCCGCGATCTGCCGGACAACGCGGTCGAGCGCGCGTGGATGGCCGTGGTTCGATCCCGCGCCCTGGTGCTGGACCGAATGGCGAGCATGCATCGGACGGCGGGGGGACAGGACGATCCCGTGGTGGCCGCTCTGCTGCGCGATCTCGTGGCGGCGACGCACCGGCTCGCCGCGCTCGTCGTGCGAGGTCCCGATCCCGCTCGTCCGGACCGTTATCTCCCGGAGCTGACGCGGGCCGGCGAGGAGAAGGAGGATCTCGAGAGGCGGCTCGCGGACAAGAACGCGTCGTTCAGGAGGCGCCTGGAGCAGGGCGATGCGACGTTCGCAGCGCTCAAACGATCGCTTCCGCGGACGACGGCGCTCGTCGCCTACGTGCTGTACAAGCGGAGCGAACCGGGCAAGAACCCGCCCGCGGCCGTGCCGGCTTACCTGGCCTTCATCCTCGGGCCCAGAATCGAGCATCCGCTTTCCATCCCCATCGGCGGCGCCGCGGAGATCGATCGGCTCGTCGAGGATTGGAGACAGGTATCGACTTCGCCCTCCGCTTCCCTGGCGCTGGACAGGGAACGGCATGAAAGGGAATTGCGGGAGATCGGCGGTCGTCTGCGCTCGCGCCTGTGGGGCCCCGTGGCCAGGGCCCTGCAAGACTGCGCTCAGGTCCTCGTCGTGCCCGACGGGGCCGTCAACCTTCTCAATCTCGCGACCCTCCCGGCCGGCCCGGATCGGTTTCTCGTCGACGACGGCCCGCGATTTCACTACCTCTCGGCGGAGCGCGATCTGCCGGACCTCGGACAGGCGCAATCGGCCCGCGGGAGCGGCATCCTCCTGGTCGGAGGCCCGGACTTCGACAGGGGGCACGAGACGCCTGCGCCGACCGGAGTCGTCCGCTACCGGGGCGGCGCCGCGTCCTGCAGCGACTTCGGGACCATGCGATTCGATCCTCTGCCCGCTTCGATCAAGGAGGTCGACGAGATCCGGTCGCTGCTCGCGGCAGAAGCGTCGGGCTCCAATCCGGCCATGTCGGACGTGATCGCGCTGACGGCCGCCGAAGCCAGCGAAGCGGCGGTCAAGAGCGTCGCACCCGGACACCGCATATTGCATCTCGCGACTCACGGCTTTTTCGTGGACGATCGGTGCCCTTCTTCCCTGCGCTCCGGCTCCGCCGTGGACGGGCCGCTCCTGCTCTCAGGCCTGGCGCTGGCCGGAGCCAACCGCCGACGAGAGGCATCTCCCGAATCCGAAGACGGCATTCTGACCTCCGAGGAGATCGCGGCCCTCGACCTCGGGGGGGTCGACTGGGTCGTCCTGTCGGCGTGCGAGAGCGGCATCGGGCGTATCCAGAGCGGAGAAGGAGTGCTCGGGCTCCGACGCGCCTTTCAGGTCGCCGGAGTCAGGACGCTCATCACCAGCCTCTGGAAAGTCGAGGACGACGTCACCAAGGAGTGGATGCGGCATCTGTACGAGCGGCGGCTGGGCGGCCTGTCGACCTCCGAGGCCGTGCGCGACGCCAGCGTCGCAGTCCTGAACGCCCGGCGCGCGAAAGGGCTGAGCACGGACCCCTTCTTCTGGGGCGCGTTTGTCGCTGCAGGAGACTGGCGGTGA